From the genome of Phytohabitans rumicis, one region includes:
- a CDS encoding condensation domain-containing protein, protein MTSALAQRWRAAGAASPAIARCADGSPPPLSYAQERMWFLEQYAPGTATYHMWLPLRIAGPLDEDALEAALAALVARHESLRMRFPATVDGKPTVEVATPGPVPLTRLDSPTRWPGRWPSRSTWPPGRSSGRRWSRSGRTTGCCA, encoded by the coding sequence GTGACGTCGGCGCTCGCCCAGCGGTGGCGCGCCGCGGGTGCGGCGTCGCCGGCCATCGCCCGGTGCGCCGACGGCAGCCCGCCGCCGCTGTCGTACGCCCAGGAGCGGATGTGGTTCCTGGAGCAGTACGCGCCGGGCACCGCGACCTACCACATGTGGCTGCCGCTGCGGATCGCCGGACCGCTCGACGAGGACGCGCTGGAGGCGGCGCTGGCCGCGCTCGTGGCGCGGCACGAGAGCCTGCGGATGCGCTTTCCGGCCACTGTGGACGGCAAGCCCACCGTGGAGGTGGCCACGCCGGGACCCGTGCCGCTCACCCGGTTGGACTCCCCGACGCGCTGGCCCGGGAGGTGGCCGTCCCGTTCGACCTGGCCGCCGGGCCGCTCTTCCGGGCGGCGCTGGTCACGATCGGGCCGGACGACCGGGTGCTGTGCCTGA
- a CDS encoding glutamate-cysteine ligase family protein gives MGAWARRVLDTPVLCVREGDGVRDVPGRVTFADWVAGVPGAPDRPPTYDDLDYHLSTLFTPVRARGYLEVRYLDAQPTGDWFTPVGVLAALFAREETVDAASAIAAPAADRWVEAARDGLADPVIAAVAPRLRALACEALADTDLTTETAEAIRERLTQGGLS, from the coding sequence GTGGGGGCGTGGGCGCGGCGGGTGCTGGATACGCCGGTGCTCTGTGTGCGCGAAGGGGACGGGGTTCGCGACGTGCCCGGGCGGGTCACGTTCGCGGACTGGGTCGCGGGGGTGCCCGGCGCCCCGGACCGGCCGCCCACCTACGACGACCTGGACTACCACCTCAGCACGCTCTTCACGCCGGTACGGGCCCGGGGTTACCTGGAAGTCCGCTACCTCGACGCCCAGCCCACCGGCGACTGGTTCACCCCCGTCGGCGTACTCGCGGCGCTTTTTGCGCGGGAAGAGACGGTGGACGCGGCGTCCGCGATCGCCGCGCCCGCCGCGGACCGGTGGGTGGAGGCCGCCCGCGACGGCCTGGCCGATCCCGTGATCGCGGCGGTGGCGCCGCGACTGCGGGCGCTGGCGTGCGAGGCCCTCGCCGACACCGACCTGACGACCGAGACCGCCGAGGCCATCAGAGAACGCCTGACCCAAGGAGGCTTGTCATGA
- a CDS encoding HAD-IIIC family phosphatase, which yields MDSLRLAIAASFTADPIDDVLSHWWDEWGVPARTEFAPYNQVFQALLDGDGPLARNRRGANVVLVRVDQWRDGLAGADELAEAVRQSAGTAAVPHLVVCCPPAPGADGAAAEAHLAAALAGDARVRVITSADITDQYPVADYFDAYGERSADVPYTRAMFAALGTVVARAVHAWLTPRPKVIAVDADNTLWDGVVGEDGVLGVRVPAGRRALQEFLLAQRAAGRLIALCSKNTEADVLAVLADHPDMVLRPEHVTAHRIDWRPKSANLAALAAELDLGLDSFVFLDDNPVEVAEVRAAHPEVLALALPAAADAVVPYLRHCWPLDHVRVTADDERRADRYRVEAQRRAARTEAPSLASFLDGLGLVVDVRPMAPADAGRTAQLTQRTNQFNLTTVRRTAAELTTVDVLVVEVADRFGSYGQVGVVVHGARGDRLAVETFLLSCRVLGRGVEHRVLAVLGALARERGLADVALAYAPTDRNRPAYDFLTGLPGVRRDGDAFLVSTSDALAARYEPPVVAPTAELSTAAAPLAERAPADTTHRIASGRTTAAQVLAAVDARRAAAPAAAIQTDDPTEAHVARIWAELLDFAPSSVHDNFHELGGHSLALVRFAVRVRDDFGVELPVDALFTDAFTVADIARTIREHQSADLDDLLAELEQLTDDEVRALLDADR from the coding sequence GTGGACTCACTGCGCCTTGCCATCGCCGCGAGCTTCACCGCGGACCCGATCGACGACGTGCTCAGCCACTGGTGGGACGAGTGGGGCGTGCCCGCGCGGACCGAGTTCGCGCCGTACAACCAGGTGTTTCAGGCGCTGCTCGACGGCGACGGCCCGCTCGCCCGCAACCGCCGCGGCGCCAACGTCGTACTCGTGCGGGTGGACCAGTGGCGGGACGGCCTCGCCGGGGCCGACGAGCTGGCCGAGGCGGTGCGGCAGAGCGCCGGCACGGCGGCGGTTCCCCACCTGGTGGTATGTTGCCCGCCCGCGCCCGGGGCGGACGGCGCGGCGGCGGAGGCGCACCTCGCGGCGGCGCTGGCCGGCGACGCCCGGGTGCGGGTAATCACGAGCGCCGACATTACCGACCAGTACCCGGTGGCGGACTACTTCGACGCGTACGGCGAGCGGTCCGCGGACGTGCCCTACACGCGGGCGATGTTCGCGGCGCTCGGCACCGTCGTGGCCCGCGCCGTGCACGCCTGGCTCACCCCGCGCCCGAAGGTGATCGCGGTCGACGCCGACAACACGCTGTGGGACGGCGTGGTCGGCGAGGACGGCGTGCTCGGGGTGCGGGTCCCGGCGGGGCGCCGCGCGCTGCAGGAGTTCCTCCTCGCCCAGCGCGCCGCCGGCCGCCTCATCGCCCTGTGCAGCAAGAACACCGAGGCGGACGTGCTCGCCGTGCTGGCCGACCACCCCGACATGGTGCTGCGCCCGGAGCACGTGACCGCGCACCGGATCGACTGGCGGCCCAAGTCGGCCAACCTCGCGGCGCTGGCCGCCGAGCTCGACCTCGGGCTGGACTCGTTCGTCTTCCTCGACGACAACCCGGTCGAGGTCGCCGAGGTCCGCGCCGCCCACCCCGAGGTGCTCGCCCTCGCGCTGCCGGCCGCGGCGGACGCGGTCGTGCCGTACCTGCGGCACTGCTGGCCGCTCGACCACGTCCGGGTGACCGCCGACGACGAGCGGCGCGCCGACCGCTACCGGGTCGAGGCCCAGCGCCGGGCCGCGCGGACCGAAGCGCCGTCGCTCGCGAGCTTCCTGGACGGGCTCGGCCTGGTCGTCGACGTACGGCCGATGGCGCCCGCGGACGCCGGCCGCACCGCGCAGCTCACCCAGCGCACCAACCAGTTCAACCTCACCACGGTACGCCGTACCGCCGCCGAGCTGACCACAGTGGACGTACTGGTGGTCGAGGTGGCCGACCGGTTCGGCTCGTACGGCCAGGTGGGCGTCGTCGTCCACGGTGCCCGGGGCGACCGGCTCGCCGTGGAGACGTTCCTGCTCAGCTGCCGGGTGCTGGGGCGCGGCGTGGAGCACCGGGTGCTGGCCGTGCTCGGCGCGCTGGCCCGGGAGCGCGGCCTCGCCGACGTGGCGCTCGCCTACGCGCCCACCGACCGCAACCGCCCCGCGTACGACTTCCTCACCGGCCTGCCGGGCGTACGGCGGGACGGCGACGCGTTCCTGGTGTCCACATCGGATGCCCTGGCGGCCCGGTACGAGCCGCCCGTGGTGGCGCCAACGGCGGAGCTCTCGACGGCGGCCGCGCCTTTGGCGGAGCGAGCGCCAGCTGACACCACGCACCGGATCGCCAGCGGCCGCACCACCGCCGCCCAGGTGCTGGCGGCGGTCGACGCGCGCCGGGCGGCCGCGCCGGCCGCCGCCATCCAGACCGACGACCCGACCGAGGCCCACGTGGCGCGGATCTGGGCCGAACTGCTCGACTTCGCACCCTCGTCGGTGCATGACAACTTCCATGAGCTGGGCGGCCATTCGCTGGCCCTGGTCCGGTTCGCCGTACGGGTCCGCGACGACTTCGGCGTGGAGCTGCCCGTGGACGCGCTCTTCACCGACGCGTTCACGGTGGCCGACATCGCCCGCACGATCCGCGAACACCAGTCCGCGGACCTGGACGACCTGCTCGCCGAGCTGGAACAGCTCACCGACGACGAGGTCCGCGCGCTGCTCGACGCGGACCGCTGA
- a CDS encoding CapA family protein, with translation MDIALAGDTMLGRLVAERLHEVGPRRLVAPEVRDIVAEADLFVVNLECCVSERGQPWPQPGKPFFFRAPPRAAQTLAWLGVDCVTLANNHALDFGYQALRDTRWHLADAGVRTVGAGPDRDAARAAVVLTGGGLRLAVLGVTDHPNDYAAGRTRPGVAYADLRAGVPGWLADEIAALRQHADAVLVTPHWGPNLITEPLPYVRRAAKALVDAGATLVAGHSAHVFHGVAGPVLYDLGDFIDDYAVDPVLHNDLGLLWLVTLDAGGPRRLRAVPLALDTAYTRLATGPEYDWVAYRLTAACAELGTEVVNEGDHLSVTWRT, from the coding sequence GTGGACATCGCCCTGGCCGGCGACACCATGCTCGGGCGGCTGGTCGCCGAGCGGCTGCACGAGGTCGGGCCGCGCCGCCTGGTCGCGCCGGAGGTGCGCGACATCGTGGCCGAGGCCGACCTCTTCGTGGTCAACCTGGAGTGCTGCGTGTCCGAGCGCGGCCAGCCGTGGCCGCAGCCGGGCAAGCCGTTCTTCTTCCGGGCCCCGCCGCGGGCCGCCCAGACGCTGGCCTGGCTCGGCGTGGACTGCGTGACGTTGGCCAACAACCACGCGCTGGACTTCGGGTACCAGGCGCTGCGGGACACCCGCTGGCACTTGGCCGACGCGGGCGTGCGTACCGTCGGCGCGGGCCCGGACCGGGACGCCGCGCGGGCGGCGGTCGTGCTGACCGGCGGCGGGCTGCGGCTGGCCGTCCTGGGCGTCACCGATCATCCCAACGACTACGCGGCGGGCCGGACCCGCCCCGGCGTCGCGTACGCCGACCTGCGCGCCGGCGTACCCGGATGGCTGGCCGACGAGATCGCGGCGCTGCGCCAGCACGCGGACGCCGTGCTGGTCACGCCGCACTGGGGGCCGAACCTGATCACCGAGCCCCTGCCGTACGTGCGGCGGGCCGCCAAAGCGCTGGTCGACGCCGGGGCGACGCTGGTCGCCGGGCACTCGGCGCACGTGTTCCACGGCGTGGCCGGCCCGGTGCTGTACGACCTCGGCGACTTCATCGACGACTACGCCGTCGACCCGGTGCTGCACAACGACCTGGGCCTGCTGTGGCTGGTCACGCTGGACGCGGGCGGCCCGCGCCGGCTGCGGGCGGTGCCGCTCGCCCTGGACACCGCGTACACCCGGCTGGCCACCGGGCCCGAGTACGACTGGGTCGCCTACCGCCTCACCGCCGCGTGTGCCGAACTCGGCACCGAGGTGGTGAACGAGGGCGACCACCTGTCTGTGACCTGGCGCACGTGA
- a CDS encoding glycosyltransferase, with translation MGTFLISTYGTNGDVLPFIRIGKALRSRGHEVVLHTHEYYGATARAAGLAFVPVDTEEAYARTLHDAQHLLLNVLADVNHLADYYERNGLWEQIRKEYESMAALVRERDPGQVVAVSRHTSGLSVLMLREAYGVPAAWLALSPTLFMAVPLTERLFPRTLAGPANRVRAAAGLSAVDDWAPWLNSADLQLGLWPDWFDEAGDPAPAGAALPGFVLHDDAETGELPPDVAALVADGVPAERRPVLVTGGSGQLLHQEWYRVAAQACARAGRPGILVCRHRDLVPRRCRTACTGSRRCRSGR, from the coding sequence ATGGGTACCTTCCTGATCAGCACCTACGGCACCAACGGCGACGTGCTGCCGTTCATCCGGATCGGCAAGGCCCTGCGCTCCCGCGGTCACGAGGTGGTGCTGCACACCCACGAGTACTACGGCGCGACGGCCCGCGCCGCCGGGCTGGCGTTCGTGCCGGTCGACACCGAGGAGGCGTACGCGCGGACCCTGCACGACGCCCAGCACCTGCTGCTCAACGTGCTCGCCGACGTCAACCACCTGGCCGACTACTACGAGCGCAACGGCCTGTGGGAGCAGATCCGCAAGGAGTACGAGTCGATGGCCGCCCTGGTGCGCGAGCGCGACCCGGGCCAGGTGGTGGCGGTCAGCCGGCACACCTCCGGCCTGTCCGTGCTGATGCTGCGCGAGGCGTACGGCGTACCCGCGGCCTGGCTGGCGCTGTCGCCGACGCTGTTCATGGCGGTGCCGCTGACCGAGCGGCTCTTCCCGCGCACGCTGGCCGGGCCGGCGAACCGGGTCCGGGCCGCCGCCGGACTGTCCGCTGTGGACGACTGGGCGCCGTGGCTGAACTCCGCCGACCTGCAGCTGGGGTTGTGGCCGGACTGGTTCGACGAGGCCGGCGACCCGGCGCCCGCCGGGGCCGCGCTGCCCGGCTTCGTGCTGCACGACGACGCCGAGACCGGCGAGCTGCCGCCCGACGTGGCGGCGCTGGTGGCCGACGGCGTCCCGGCGGAGCGCCGGCCGGTCCTGGTCACCGGCGGGTCCGGGCAGCTGCTGCACCAGGAGTGGTACCGGGTCGCGGCGCAGGCGTGCGCCCGCGCCGGCCGGCCGGGCATCCTGGTCTGCCGGCACCGCGACCTGGTCCCGAGGCGCTGCCGGACGGCGTGCACTGGCAGCCGGCGCTGCCGTTCCGGACGCTGA
- a CDS encoding non-ribosomal peptide synthetase/MFS transporter has translation MAVPFDLAAGPLFRAALVTIGPDDRVLCLTMHHIVSDGWSTELILDELGALYDAARTGRPAGLPELPIGYGDWARWQRALTSTGRDLSFWRERLAGVPALELPTDRPYPPEQTANGAVHTFRLDAGLTAALAAVGRARGATPFMVLLAGFQALLGWYAGQDDFGVGVPVSGRGQPETEGLVGLFVNTVVFRADLAGDPTFDGLLGRVREAAIDAFAHQELPFERLVSELKVTRDVRRPPVFQVSFAMQNYAKPPSTRRGSLAFGPFDVAPATTRHELALYLHHDGDELVGTVTYNTDLFDAGTVARLFGRYATLLRQACADPSLPLSTLDLLSPDEHVVLRRFSLGEPVDSAPALLTDAFDGWVARTPDAPAVVHGAAALTYAELDSLANGLAARLRALGVEPDARVGICLPQSTGSAVAVLGVLKAGGAYLPLDPEQPPARLAYLLDDAGAGVLLTTPELAGLFAGYTGRVVTDVVGPAGAPLAGAPLAGVATPDNLAYVIYTSGSTGQPKGVAVQHQQLVRYLDGIRHRLAIVDGARFGLMQSLSFDFAVTMFYPALATGGCVHLIDRRSTAQEVAARIAADRIDYLKLTPSHLATLAAEVPARDLLPRRALVLGGEASRADWTRELASLGSAEVVNHYGPTEATVGVTTYPVRPDVDPGSVTTPIGRPLPYAEAHVLDRLLRPVPVGAVGELFLGGDRLARGYLGKPSLTAERFVHTRSGQRLYRTGDLARWLPSGDLEFLGRRDHQVKLRGYRIELGEIEATLAALPEVTQAAVVVHGERLVAYLERASTPDLPLAALRERLARTLPEYMLPAAAVWLDALPRMAHGKLDRGALPAPAVAARGDAFVAPDGPVEEAIASVWRELLGVSRVGAEDDFFALGGHSLLAIQVVSRLRGRLPFPVSAMDLFKHPTPRGLAGLGDRSGPRPLLHELTRPAATRTLSLVCVPYGGASAIVYQPLADALPDGVSLYSVAVPGHDVGVQEEPLPLAEVAARVTDEVLRRVSGPLVLYGHCGPGAALTVEVARRLEASGRTLEAVYLGGVFPFARPRISLLARLSRLRSDTVYANWLQSMGADVGALDPAQRRHLIRAMRRDAEEAEDYFTALLASRAAPLRAPIVSVVGEKDPGTDYYQERFREWGFLTPRTGLVVLDEAGHYFLKYRASELARIVTGPVPSSPSTAAVAGPRPSMARFLAVAAGQLVSMTGTALTEFALPIWAYLETGSLLRFALFAVAGLLPGILVAPLAGAIVDRGDRRRVLIGASVLAGLIQAALALLLASGVLASGVLYGLLATLSVALTLQRLAYTSAVPQLVPKHYLGHANGVVQLATGAAQFLVPLVAVALLHSLGMLGILLLDVASYMVCVTVLLAVRFPRTLAWRRRETVLAEIRGGYHYFFRRPGLRAMLLFFVGLNAPLAAVLVLVSPLVLAVGSLADAGRVAMVSAAGAVAGGLVMALWGGPKRHRMRGLLWAAAGVAASAAVSGLRPSAALIAAGTFCLSFALVLVNGAWITIIHTKVPQRFHARVIALNQMVALSVLSLGYALAPLASAALQPLVNPDGPLAGTVGAVIGVGAGRGTGLLYLLCGLAMGALVVLSLRRPVLAHFDRDVPDAEPDDLVGLAELSRRTDPPPPQPRP, from the coding sequence GTGGCCGTCCCGTTCGACCTGGCCGCCGGGCCGCTCTTCCGGGCGGCGCTGGTCACGATCGGGCCGGACGACCGGGTGCTGTGCCTGACCATGCACCACATCGTCAGCGACGGCTGGTCCACCGAGCTGATCCTGGACGAACTGGGCGCGCTCTACGACGCCGCGCGCACCGGCCGCCCGGCCGGGCTGCCGGAACTGCCGATCGGGTACGGCGACTGGGCACGCTGGCAGCGGGCGCTGACCTCGACCGGGCGCGACCTGTCGTTCTGGCGGGAACGGCTGGCCGGGGTGCCCGCGTTGGAGCTGCCGACCGACCGCCCCTACCCGCCCGAGCAGACCGCCAACGGCGCGGTGCACACGTTCCGGCTCGACGCGGGGCTGACCGCGGCCCTCGCGGCGGTCGGCCGGGCCCGCGGCGCGACGCCGTTCATGGTGCTGCTGGCCGGGTTCCAGGCGCTGCTGGGCTGGTACGCCGGCCAGGACGACTTCGGCGTCGGCGTACCGGTGTCCGGGCGGGGACAGCCGGAGACCGAGGGCCTGGTCGGGCTGTTCGTCAACACGGTCGTCTTCCGGGCCGACCTGGCCGGCGACCCGACGTTCGACGGGCTGCTCGGCCGGGTACGCGAGGCCGCCATCGACGCGTTCGCCCACCAGGAGCTGCCGTTTGAGCGGCTGGTCAGCGAGCTGAAGGTGACCCGGGACGTGCGCCGGCCGCCGGTCTTCCAGGTCAGCTTCGCGATGCAGAACTACGCCAAGCCGCCCTCGACCCGGCGCGGCTCGCTCGCGTTCGGCCCGTTCGACGTGGCGCCGGCGACCACCCGGCACGAGCTGGCCCTGTACCTGCACCACGACGGGGACGAGCTGGTCGGCACGGTCACCTACAACACCGACCTGTTCGACGCCGGCACCGTGGCGCGGCTGTTCGGGCGCTACGCGACGTTGCTGCGCCAGGCGTGCGCTGATCCGTCCCTACCACTGTCCACACTGGACCTGCTGTCGCCCGACGAACACGTGGTGCTGCGGCGGTTCAGCCTCGGGGAGCCGGTGGACTCGGCACCGGCGCTGCTGACCGACGCGTTCGACGGCTGGGTGGCCCGCACGCCCGACGCGCCGGCCGTGGTGCACGGCGCGGCCGCGCTGACGTACGCGGAGCTGGACAGCCTGGCGAACGGGCTCGCGGCGCGGCTGCGCGCGCTCGGCGTCGAGCCGGACGCGCGGGTGGGCATCTGCCTGCCGCAGTCCACCGGCTCGGCGGTGGCGGTGCTCGGCGTGCTCAAGGCGGGCGGCGCGTACCTGCCGCTGGACCCGGAGCAGCCGCCGGCCCGGCTGGCGTACCTGCTCGACGACGCGGGCGCCGGCGTGCTGCTCACCACGCCGGAACTGGCCGGGCTCTTCGCCGGCTATACCGGCCGGGTGGTCACCGACGTGGTGGGTCCCGCTGGGGCGCCGTTGGCCGGGGCGCCTTTGGCTGGGGTAGCGACGCCCGACAACCTCGCGTACGTCATCTACACCTCCGGCTCCACCGGGCAGCCCAAGGGCGTCGCCGTCCAGCACCAGCAGCTGGTGCGCTACCTCGACGGGATACGCCACCGGCTGGCCATCGTGGACGGTGCCCGCTTCGGCCTGATGCAGTCGCTGTCGTTCGACTTCGCGGTCACCATGTTCTACCCGGCGCTCGCGACCGGCGGCTGCGTCCACCTGATCGACCGGCGGTCCACCGCCCAGGAGGTGGCCGCCCGCATCGCGGCGGACCGGATCGACTACCTGAAGCTCACCCCGTCCCACCTGGCCACGCTCGCCGCCGAGGTGCCCGCCCGCGACCTGCTCCCCCGGCGCGCGCTCGTGCTCGGCGGCGAGGCGTCCCGGGCGGACTGGACCCGGGAGCTCGCATCGCTCGGTTCCGCCGAGGTCGTCAACCACTATGGACCGACCGAGGCCACGGTCGGCGTCACCACGTACCCGGTGCGCCCCGACGTGGATCCCGGCTCGGTCACCACGCCGATCGGCCGCCCCCTGCCGTACGCCGAGGCGCACGTGCTCGACCGGCTACTCCGGCCGGTGCCGGTGGGCGCGGTCGGCGAGCTCTTCCTGGGCGGTGACCGGCTCGCCCGCGGCTACCTGGGCAAGCCGTCGCTGACGGCCGAGCGGTTCGTGCACACGCGAAGCGGCCAGCGGCTCTACCGCACCGGCGACCTGGCGCGCTGGCTGCCGAGCGGTGACCTGGAGTTCCTGGGCCGGCGCGACCACCAGGTGAAGCTGCGCGGCTACCGGATCGAGCTGGGCGAGATCGAGGCCACCCTCGCCGCGCTGCCCGAGGTGACCCAGGCGGCCGTCGTCGTGCACGGCGAGCGGCTGGTGGCGTACCTGGAGCGGGCGTCCACTCCGGACCTCCCGCTCGCCGCGCTGCGGGAACGGCTCGCGCGGACGCTGCCGGAGTACATGCTGCCGGCCGCGGCGGTGTGGCTGGACGCGCTGCCGCGGATGGCGCACGGCAAATTGGACCGCGGCGCGCTGCCCGCTCCCGCTGTCGCCGCGCGCGGTGACGCCTTTGTGGCGCCCGACGGGCCCGTCGAGGAGGCCATCGCTTCCGTATGGCGGGAGCTGCTGGGCGTTTCGCGGGTCGGCGCGGAGGACGACTTCTTCGCCCTCGGCGGGCACTCGCTGCTCGCGATCCAGGTGGTGAGCCGGCTGCGCGGGCGGCTGCCCTTTCCGGTCAGCGCGATGGACCTCTTCAAGCACCCGACCCCGCGCGGGCTGGCCGGCCTCGGCGACCGGTCCGGCCCGCGCCCGCTGCTGCACGAGCTGACCCGCCCGGCGGCCACCCGCACGCTGTCGCTGGTCTGCGTGCCGTACGGCGGGGCCAGCGCGATCGTTTACCAGCCGCTCGCCGACGCCCTGCCCGACGGGGTGTCGCTGTACTCCGTCGCCGTGCCGGGACACGACGTCGGCGTGCAGGAGGAGCCGCTGCCGCTCGCCGAGGTGGCAGCCCGCGTGACGGACGAGGTGCTGCGCCGGGTCTCCGGCCCGCTGGTCCTCTATGGACACTGCGGTCCGGGTGCGGCGCTGACCGTGGAGGTCGCCCGCCGGCTGGAGGCGTCCGGCCGTACCCTCGAAGCGGTGTATCTGGGCGGCGTCTTCCCGTTCGCGCGCCCCCGGATCTCCTTGCTGGCGCGGCTGTCCCGGCTGCGGTCCGACACCGTGTACGCCAACTGGCTGCAGTCCATGGGCGCCGACGTGGGCGCGCTCGACCCGGCCCAGCGGCGGCACCTGATCCGGGCGATGCGGCGCGACGCCGAGGAGGCCGAGGACTACTTCACCGCGCTGCTGGCCTCCCGGGCGGCGCCGTTGCGGGCGCCGATCGTGTCCGTCGTCGGCGAGAAGGACCCGGGCACCGACTACTACCAGGAGCGCTTCCGGGAGTGGGGGTTCCTGACCCCGCGTACCGGCCTGGTGGTGCTGGACGAGGCCGGGCACTACTTCCTCAAGTACCGTGCGTCTGAGCTGGCGCGGATCGTGACCGGGCCGGTGCCCTCCTCCCCGTCGACGGCCGCGGTGGCCGGCCCGCGCCCCAGCATGGCCCGCTTCCTCGCCGTCGCGGCCGGGCAACTGGTGTCCATGACGGGTACGGCGCTGACCGAGTTCGCGCTGCCGATCTGGGCCTACCTGGAGACCGGCTCGCTGCTGCGCTTCGCCCTCTTCGCCGTGGCCGGCCTGCTGCCGGGCATCCTCGTGGCACCCCTCGCGGGGGCCATCGTGGACCGCGGCGACCGGCGGCGGGTACTCATCGGGGCGAGCGTCCTGGCTGGACTGATCCAGGCGGCCCTGGCCCTGCTGCTGGCCTCCGGGGTACTCGCGTCGGGTGTCCTCTATGGACTGCTGGCCACGCTGTCCGTCGCGCTGACGCTCCAGCGACTCGCATACACCTCCGCGGTGCCACAGCTGGTGCCGAAGCACTACCTCGGGCACGCCAACGGCGTCGTGCAGCTGGCGACCGGGGCGGCGCAGTTCCTCGTACCGCTGGTGGCGGTGGCGCTGCTGCACTCGCTGGGCATGCTCGGCATCCTGCTCCTCGACGTGGCCAGCTACATGGTGTGCGTGACCGTGCTGCTGGCCGTACGCTTCCCGCGCACCTTGGCCTGGCGGCGACGGGAAACGGTGCTCGCCGAGATCCGGGGCGGCTACCACTACTTCTTCCGCCGCCCCGGACTGCGCGCCATGCTCCTGTTCTTCGTCGGTCTCAACGCGCCGCTGGCCGCCGTACTCGTGCTGGTTTCGCCGCTCGTGCTGGCCGTGGGCTCACTGGCCGACGCCGGGCGAGTGGCGATGGTGTCCGCCGCCGGGGCGGTGGCCGGCGGCCTCGTCATGGCCCTGTGGGGCGGGCCGAAGCGGCACCGGATGCGCGGCCTGCTGTGGGCGGCGGCCGGTGTGGCGGCCAGCGCCGCGGTCTCCGGGCTGCGCCCCTCGGCGGCGCTGATCGCCGCCGGGACGTTCTGCCTGTCGTTCGCGCTGGTGCTGGTCAACGGCGCCTGGATCACGATCATCCACACGAAGGTGCCGCAGCGCTTCCACGCCCGCGTGATCGCACTGAACCAGATGGTCGCGCTGTCGGTGCTCTCCCTCGGGTACGCGCTGGCGCCGCTGGCCAGCGCCGCCCTGCAACCACTGGTCAACCCGGACGGCCCGCTGGCCGGCACGGTCGGCGCGGTGATTGGCGTCGGCGCGGGCCGCGGCACCGGCCTGCTCTACCTCCTGTGCGGGCTGGCGATGGGCGCGCTGGTCGTGCTGTCGCTGCGGCGGCCGGTCCTGGCCCACTTCGACCGCGACGTCCCCGACGCCGAACCCGACGACCTGGTAGGTCTAGCCGAGCTCTCCCGCCGCACCGACCCCCCACCCCCACAGCCACGCCCGTAG
- a CDS encoding condensation domain-containing protein produces MLLTAYQLLLGRYTGRAEVPVGVFVGGRTEPGTERVVGDFTNIVAVRAALDGEPRFPDAVRRVSEAVAGALAHQDAPFEAVVAALAPPRVPGRPPLVQFGFNMQDYRLHDIEWAGLSATVLPVPAGNSHVDLTLIVLPTGTGEVKLVFEYAAGRFAADAVAALATQFQDLLRMLATGPERPVAEAVLASVPEPAPMAVAAAPPPPVAYVPPRTEGEELVADVVGDVLGLDKVGVHHDFFALGGHSLHAMRVIGRINAATGLDVPVRLLFTHPTVADLTEALEELAL; encoded by the coding sequence GTGCTGCTCACCGCGTACCAGCTCCTGCTCGGGCGGTACACCGGGCGGGCCGAGGTGCCGGTCGGCGTGTTCGTCGGCGGGCGCACCGAGCCGGGCACCGAGCGGGTGGTCGGCGACTTCACGAACATCGTCGCGGTGCGCGCCGCCCTGGACGGCGAGCCGCGGTTCCCGGACGCTGTGCGGCGGGTCAGCGAGGCGGTCGCGGGAGCGCTGGCACACCAGGACGCGCCGTTCGAGGCGGTGGTCGCCGCGCTCGCTCCGCCGCGCGTACCGGGCCGGCCGCCGCTGGTGCAGTTCGGCTTCAACATGCAGGACTACCGGCTGCACGACATCGAGTGGGCCGGCCTGTCCGCGACCGTGCTGCCCGTGCCGGCCGGCAACTCCCATGTGGACCTCACGCTGATCGTGCTGCCCACCGGCACCGGCGAGGTCAAGCTCGTCTTCGAGTACGCCGCCGGCCGGTTCGCCGCGGACGCGGTGGCCGCCCTCGCCACCCAGTTCCAGGACCTGCTCCGGATGCTCGCGACCGGGCCCGAGCGCCCGGTCGCCGAGGCCGTGCTGGCCAGCGTGCCCGAGCCCGCGCCGATGGCCGTCGCCGCCGCACCGCCACCGCCGGTCGCGTACGTGCCGCCCCGGACCGAGGGCGAGGAACTGGTGGCCGACGTCGTCGGCGACGTGCTCGGGCTCGACAAGGTCGGCGTGCACCACGACTTCTTCGCGCTCGGCGGCCACTCCCTGCACGCCATGCGGGTCATCGGGCGGATCAACGCGGCGACCGGTCTCGACGTACCCGTGCGATTGCTCTTCACCCACCCGACGGTGGCCGACCTGACCGAGGCGCTCGAGGAGCTGGCCCTGTGA